The following coding sequences are from one Myxococcus guangdongensis window:
- the mxcH gene encoding TonB-dependent siderophore myxochelin receptor MxcH, which produces MFLPVTPLALLLSVATPPPASPASSEQVPAGAQAPTAPEGGASGIAAPEAHTAHGLGAGAATSRDHGPGAGASTSKDHGPGAGASTPEPGAASPPPTSAADAPSPQAAPTNEEVQVPRRIDSVVVPYPEAEQAARREGEVVLRLTLDETGVVTDSEVVRSAGPAFDEAVRTASLSFRFEPARVRGEPVACQIELVHTFQLDAPPQQPVASPEAPTEEPAATPEATATAPEEKKLETTVSGRSDAEKQRQSAEAVKVVSVQRARARSVDMGQVLAAQEGVEVRRTGGLGSSASFTLNGLTDDQVRFFLDGVPLDLSGFPFGIANVPVNLVDSLQLYRGVVPIRYGADALGGAVNLTSTPLEVGAHGAVSLQGGAFGTFRLTLGGGYKPAPTGFYARAHFFADTTKNNYAIDVEAADDRGNLRPVTIKRFHDGYSALGGGVEVGFTELSWADRVVLRAFGSRNDKELQHNMVMAAPYGEATYDADSLGAQLLYAKTLSPAVRLDALAGYAWQATRLVDVAEWGYDWFGNRTFPRQLPGEIGGGAIDQTVWQQTAYSRVNLGWDVAPSHTLRLALAPTVTTRTGEERRRASPSDLDSLAPRRTQLTFVTGLEYQVDLLDDALEVIVFGKDYVYQGRARQPLAVGGWQDKDKRLHQLGGGASMRLRLGTPLYLKASYERATRLPRADEVFGNGVLVLENLDLEPEHSHNLNLSLSTVPLRTRAGSFRGEVNGFARFADNLILLTGRDRDWSYQNVYGARILGVELSAGWTSPGGLFSVDANATAQDPRNASSQGTFGDFDGRRLPNRPWLFANATARMSLRGLALAEDELSPFWSTRYVHGFFRNWEGLGAVSTKDNLDAQFVQAAGVGYRVRRGELTVGLTAELENLTDAKVFDYYGVERPGRAGWLKGTLEY; this is translated from the coding sequence ATGTTCTTGCCGGTCACCCCTCTCGCGCTGTTGCTCTCGGTGGCCACCCCGCCCCCGGCCTCTCCTGCCTCGTCGGAACAGGTGCCCGCGGGTGCCCAGGCGCCCACGGCGCCGGAGGGTGGGGCATCCGGCATCGCGGCGCCCGAGGCCCACACGGCTCACGGCCTCGGCGCTGGTGCCGCGACGTCCAGGGACCACGGGCCAGGCGCTGGTGCCTCGACGTCCAAGGACCACGGGCCAGGCGCCGGTGCCTCAACGCCCGAGCCCGGCGCCGCCAGCCCCCCGCCGACCAGCGCGGCCGACGCGCCGTCGCCCCAGGCGGCGCCCACGAACGAGGAGGTCCAGGTCCCCCGCCGCATCGACAGCGTGGTGGTGCCCTATCCCGAGGCGGAGCAGGCGGCCCGGCGCGAGGGGGAGGTGGTGCTGCGGCTGACGCTGGATGAAACGGGCGTCGTCACCGACTCCGAGGTCGTCCGCTCGGCGGGCCCCGCCTTCGACGAGGCCGTGCGCACCGCGAGCCTCTCCTTCCGCTTCGAGCCCGCGCGCGTGCGTGGCGAGCCCGTGGCCTGCCAGATTGAGCTGGTCCACACCTTCCAGCTCGACGCGCCGCCGCAGCAGCCCGTGGCCAGCCCGGAGGCGCCGACGGAGGAGCCCGCCGCGACGCCGGAGGCCACCGCCACCGCGCCCGAGGAGAAGAAGCTGGAGACCACCGTGTCCGGACGCTCGGACGCGGAGAAGCAGCGTCAATCCGCCGAGGCCGTGAAGGTCGTGAGCGTGCAGCGCGCCCGCGCCCGCTCGGTGGACATGGGACAGGTGCTGGCCGCGCAGGAGGGCGTCGAGGTGCGCCGCACGGGCGGGCTCGGCAGCTCCGCCTCCTTCACGCTCAACGGCCTCACCGACGACCAGGTCCGCTTCTTCCTCGACGGCGTGCCGCTGGACCTCTCCGGCTTTCCGTTCGGCATCGCCAACGTGCCCGTCAACCTGGTGGACTCCCTCCAGCTCTACCGGGGCGTCGTCCCCATCCGCTACGGCGCGGACGCGCTGGGCGGCGCGGTGAACCTCACCTCCACGCCGTTGGAGGTCGGCGCACACGGCGCGGTGTCCCTGCAGGGCGGCGCCTTCGGGACGTTCCGTCTCACGCTGGGCGGCGGCTACAAGCCCGCGCCGACGGGCTTCTACGCCCGCGCGCACTTCTTCGCCGACACCACGAAGAACAACTACGCCATCGACGTCGAGGCCGCGGATGACCGGGGCAACCTCCGCCCCGTCACCATCAAGCGCTTCCATGACGGCTACAGCGCGCTCGGCGGCGGCGTCGAGGTGGGCTTCACCGAGCTGTCCTGGGCGGACCGCGTCGTCCTGCGCGCCTTCGGCTCCCGCAACGACAAGGAGCTGCAGCACAACATGGTGATGGCCGCGCCGTACGGTGAGGCGACGTACGACGCCGACTCCCTGGGCGCGCAGCTGCTCTACGCGAAGACGCTCTCGCCCGCCGTGCGCCTGGACGCGCTGGCGGGCTATGCGTGGCAGGCCACCCGCCTGGTCGACGTCGCCGAGTGGGGTTACGACTGGTTCGGCAACCGCACCTTCCCCCGCCAGCTCCCGGGCGAGATTGGCGGCGGCGCCATCGACCAGACCGTCTGGCAGCAGACGGCCTACAGCCGCGTCAACCTGGGCTGGGACGTGGCGCCTTCGCACACGCTGCGGCTCGCGCTCGCGCCCACCGTCACGACGCGCACGGGCGAGGAGCGGCGCCGGGCCAGCCCCAGCGACCTGGACAGCCTGGCGCCCCGACGCACCCAGCTCACCTTCGTCACGGGGCTCGAGTACCAGGTCGACCTGCTCGACGACGCGCTGGAGGTCATCGTCTTCGGCAAGGACTACGTCTACCAGGGACGCGCCCGGCAGCCCCTGGCCGTGGGCGGCTGGCAGGACAAGGACAAGCGCCTGCACCAGCTGGGCGGTGGCGCGTCGATGCGCCTGCGCCTGGGCACCCCGCTCTACCTCAAGGCGAGCTACGAGCGCGCCACCCGGCTGCCGCGCGCGGACGAGGTCTTCGGCAACGGCGTGCTCGTGCTCGAGAACCTGGACCTGGAGCCCGAGCACAGCCACAACCTCAACCTGAGCCTGTCCACCGTGCCGCTGCGCACGCGCGCGGGCAGCTTCCGGGGCGAGGTCAACGGCTTCGCGCGCTTCGCCGACAACCTCATCCTGCTCACCGGGAGGGACCGCGACTGGAGCTACCAGAACGTGTACGGCGCCCGCATCCTCGGCGTCGAGCTGTCCGCGGGCTGGACGTCACCGGGCGGCCTCTTCAGCGTGGACGCCAACGCCACCGCGCAGGACCCGCGCAACGCGTCCAGCCAGGGGACGTTCGGCGACTTCGACGGCCGGCGCCTGCCGAACAGGCCCTGGCTCTTCGCCAACGCCACGGCCCGCATGTCGCTGCGCGGGCTGGCGCTCGCGGAGGACGAGCTGTCGCCCTTCTGGAGCACGCGCTACGTGCACGGCTTCTTCCGCAACTGGGAGGGCCTGGGGGCGGTGTCCACGAAGGACAACCTCGACGCGCAGTTCGTCCAGGCGGCGGGCGTCGGCTACCGCGTGCGTCGGGGCGAGCTCACCGTGGGGCTGACGGCGGAGCTGGAGAACCTCACCGACGCGAAGGTGTTCGACTACTACGGCGTCGAGCGTCCCGGCCGCGCGGGCTGGCTCAAGGGCACGCTCGAGTACTGA
- a CDS encoding fatty acid desaturase family protein, which yields MTLFRHPRDRIPVLLFTLMFALDLTVFFTATSWWLPILWLGLGIIPKGWISAWNHHHQHVTMFRHALPNRLLEIMFGFQTGVTSHAWFLHHVVGHHRNYLDQTKDEAGWKRADGTTMGEMEFSVLNWLMAYPRAYRVGLSHPKALRVFLGMGALQVALLGVLFWHNWYNALFVFLLPMAASLYVTVWATYFHHVGLDVTEHSQASYNILHKGYNLMTGNLGYHTAHHTKHGLHWSQLPELHAQLAKDIPATLYRQPGIPFVWSGTEAKIDPAESESSLGAIAQ from the coding sequence ATGACCTTGTTCCGACATCCCCGAGACCGCATCCCCGTTCTGCTGTTCACCCTGATGTTCGCCCTGGACCTGACGGTCTTCTTCACGGCGACGAGCTGGTGGCTGCCCATCCTCTGGCTCGGCCTCGGAATCATCCCCAAGGGGTGGATCAGCGCCTGGAACCACCACCACCAGCACGTGACGATGTTCCGCCACGCGCTCCCCAACCGGCTCCTGGAAATCATGTTCGGCTTCCAGACGGGCGTGACGTCCCACGCGTGGTTCCTGCATCACGTGGTGGGCCACCACCGCAACTACCTGGACCAGACCAAGGACGAGGCCGGGTGGAAGCGCGCCGACGGCACCACCATGGGCGAGATGGAGTTCTCCGTCCTCAACTGGCTCATGGCGTATCCGCGCGCATACCGCGTGGGCCTGTCCCACCCGAAGGCGCTGCGCGTGTTCCTGGGCATGGGCGCGCTGCAGGTGGCGCTGCTGGGCGTGCTGTTCTGGCACAACTGGTACAACGCCCTCTTCGTGTTCCTGCTGCCGATGGCGGCGTCGCTCTACGTCACCGTCTGGGCCACCTACTTCCACCACGTGGGGCTGGACGTCACGGAGCACTCGCAGGCCTCGTACAACATCCTCCACAAGGGCTACAACCTGATGACCGGCAACCTGGGCTACCACACCGCGCACCACACCAAGCACGGGTTGCACTGGTCCCAGCTGCCCGAGCTCCACGCGCAGCTCGCCAAGGACATCCCGGCCACGCTCTACCGCCAGCCGGGCATCCCGTTCGTGTGGAGCGGCACCGAGGCGAAGATCGACCCGGCGGAGTCGGAGTCGTCCCTGGGCGCCATCGCCCAGTGA